The Pan troglodytes isolate AG18354 chromosome 17, NHGRI_mPanTro3-v2.0_pri, whole genome shotgun sequence genome includes a region encoding these proteins:
- the C18H18orf63 gene encoding uncharacterized protein C18orf63 homolog, which produces MNDSRQPSLFFITLPDLNKLCAVRIILSNKVADTEIRTIQMKMCRQLLFLHQDILTSPVSGILNQIWVVMAIPFYKARKLNAYVEKYGAKMEAPQRVIPVILQNCLSYSFMARLAPAWNRTGHLFIQGRDFLSQMGKQSAVVLNINVTETQVCLSIEACTIRLPAPELKEFEISQSIIKDFHANKHAVIERHSILSNWCYVLPSMKMGQIINIFHAIPAACPFHSYGDFQRYWDAVYGYKLPDDCGKIKIYCNIYFKMLGERTFTYPLSCIRSQPMQFFPRVDSEVVLKSFLSDLKSKLPHICGFPIKMTSKPCYYTQELTKPNIQEHKVKPPNLTTKKMLRASLTQATSRKPACAQSLLPCSVAVDHKVELSVSQPTSGIFSALHLQPESVQGRKKSLSIRAPQVHSEVLMPNRGNTQVQHTNLSSQSNITPKFVPVFKNRLLQMNKNTSVLGSPKRKQHNVTQSKLFSLKTSMIQHDKLNLGPAIKNRYNSNIQMQAANNLNQENSRPLQEKNTESSENMTKFPSSHGKSTVSLNKNKQLSNSAVFVVSNNNLGVAKSAVDFQMKGKENLTGKGITHILGKSHGSLKLKRQPHIFESDGETEDPRLLQQQSENQAKEVGTSDPRLIVSKIAHRSKRKLCPESSKTSKKHHSDTVHYGQSSSSKKQILDSDKSKPKKSLIIHNA; this is translated from the exons GCAATTGCTGTTTTTGCATCAAGATATTCTTACATCACCTGTGTCTGGAATATTAAACCAAATCTGGGTGGTGATGGCG ATACCATTTTATAAAGCAAGAAAACTTAATGCCTATGTTGAAAAATATGGAGCTAAG atggAGGCTCCACAAAGAGTAATTCCTGTAATCCTTCAGAACTGCCTGTCATATTCATTCATGGCTAGACTTGCTCCAGCCTGGAATAGAACTGGTCATCTCTTCATACAAG GAAGAGATTTTCTTTCTCAGATGGGAAAACAAAGTGCTGTTG tattaaaCATCAATGTAACAGAAACTCAAGTTTGTCTAAGTATAGAAGCTTGCACAATCAGACTGCCAGCACCTGAG CTAAAAGAGTTTGAGATTTCCCAGAGTATTATAAAGGATTTTCATGCTAACAAGCATGCTGTCATTGAGAGACATTCCATTTTAAGCAACTGGTGCTACGTTTTGCCAAG TATGAAAATGggacaaattataaatatttttcatgccATCCCCGCTGCCTGTCCTTTTCACTCATATGGAGATTTCCAGAGATACTGGGATGCCGTG TATGGCTATAAACTTCCAGATGAttgtggaaaaattaaaatatactgcaACATCTATTTCAAAATGCTCGGAGAAAGGACCTTCAC ATATCCTCTCAGTTGCATCAGAAGTCAGCCCATGCAGTTCTTTCCAAGGGTAGATTCAGAAGTTGTGTTGAAAAGTTTCCTTTCAGATTTAAAATCTAAACTGCCCCATATATGTGGATTTCCCATAAAGATGACAAGTAAACCATGCTACTACACACAAGAACTAACTAAACCTAATATACAG GAACACAAAGTCAAGCCACCCAATTTGACCACTAAAAAAATGCTTAGGGCATCTCTGACTCAAGCCACTTCCAGAAAGCCTGCCTGTGCTCAAAGTCTTCTACCATGTTCAGTAGCAGTGGACCACAAGGTGGAGCTTTCAGTCAGCCAGCCAACATCAGGCATTTTCTCAGCTTTGCATCTCCAGCCAGAGTCTGTTCAGGGTAGAAAGAAATCCCTGTCTATCAGGGCTCCACAAGTACATTCAGAAGTATTAATGCCCAACAGAGGAAATACTCAAGTTCAGCACACAAATCTTAGTTCCCAAAGCAACATCACCCCTAAgtttgtaccagttttcaaaaatagattgttacaaatgaacaaaaataccTCAGTACTTGGCAGcccaaaaagaaaacagcataatGTGACACAATCTAAATTGTTTTCACTCAAAACTAGTATGATCCAGCATGACAAACTGAATTTAGGTCCAGCTATAAAAAACCGTTATAATAGTAACATTCAGATGCAGGCTGCTAACAATTTAAATCAGGAGAATTCCAGACCtctgcaagaaaaaaatacagagtcTTCTGAAAATATGACAAAATTTCCCTCTTCTCATGGAAAATCGACTGTgagtttaaacaaaaataagcaactaTCTAATAGTGCAGTATTTGTGGTGTCAAATAACAATTTAGGGGTGGCAAAAAGTGCTGTTGACTtccaaatgaaaggaaaagaaaatttaacaggCAAAGGTATAACACACATTTTAGGGAAAAGCCATGGGTCACTAAAACTGAAAAGACAGCCACACATTTTTGAATCAGATGGAGAAACCGAAGATCCACGACTGCTACAGCAGCAATCAGAAAATCAAGCTAAAGAAGTTGGTACAAGTGACCCCAGGTTGATAGTAAGCAAAATAGCCCACAGGtctaaaagaaaattatgtcCAGAGTCTTCCAAAACTTCAAAGAAGCATCATTCCGATACTGTGCACTATGGCCAATCCAGCTCTTCTAAGaagcag ATACTTGACTCGGATAAATCAAAACCTAAGAAATCTCTCATCATTCATAATGCTTAG